In Necator americanus strain Aroian chromosome IV, whole genome shotgun sequence, the following proteins share a genomic window:
- a CDS encoding hypothetical protein (NECATOR_CHRIV.G16980.T2) produces the protein MKRNKGGASAGGEASGSVSGEGSSPSDMGGTTGTGSATGTGSSTGTGGSTGTGGTMGSESGSVGGSVPAGGILTEERGPRGNAYGYGIRGGMVSPIMVTSYIRGIRDVRGSGERKPGDREDRMDDMDNMN, from the exons ATGAAACGAAACAAAGGTGGAGCTAGCGCTGGTGGAGAAGCTAGTGGAAGTGTAAGTGGAGAAGGAAGTTCACCATCGGATATGGGTGGTACGACTGGTACCGGTAGCGCAACTGGCACAGGTAGCTCAACTGGCACAGGAGGCTCAACTGGCACTGGAGGAACCATGGGTTCTGAGTCTGGCTCGGTGGGAGGTAGTGTCCCTGCGGGCGGCATTCTCACGGAAGAGCGTGGTCCTCGAGGCAATGCATACGGTTATGGAATTAGAGGAG GAATGGTTTCACCAATTATGGTGACAAGTTATATCCGTGGGATCCGCGACGTCCGTGGATCAGGTGAGCGAAAACCAGGTGATAGGGAAGATCGAATGGATGACATGGATAATATGAACTAG
- a CDS encoding hypothetical protein (NECATOR_CHRIV.G16981.T1): MTRSNQRPQGNQCAGIVMFLVFGTLCNVLAYLASVWSAQLNAEVVKTAVENEHTLRFKLKKALSQAPSKYLIGLLNFGGRVLSAVGTVMLVQVVASWCKRRRYNVVMRSAAEEADTVLGDAHMGVTDTAGECCLSCFQGFT, encoded by the exons ATGACCAGATCAAACCAAAGACCCCAAG GGAATCAATGTGCTGGCATAGTCATGTTCCTCGTGTTCGGTACGTTATGCAACGTTCTTGCTTACCTCGCTAGTGTTTGGTCAGCGCAGCTCAATGCAGAAGTGGTGAAGACTGCGGTGGAAAACGAACATACTTTGAGATTCAAGTTGAAGAAAG CCTTGTCCCAAGCACCTTCAAAGTACCTCATTGGTTTGCTGAATTTCGGCGGACGAGTTCTTAGCGCTGTCGGTACGGTTATGCTTGTTCAG GTTGTGGCATCATGGTGTAAAAGACGGCGATATAATGTTGTAATGCGAAGCGCTGCTGAAGAAGCGGATACTGTCCTGGGCGACGCACATATGGGTGTCACTGATACTGCCGGTGAATGTTGTTTGAGTTGTTTTCAG GGTTTCACATAA
- a CDS encoding hypothetical protein (NECATOR_CHRIV.G16980.T1) has product MCRLLVANYFPELLTKRVQFGIIQEGHDCQRLRTLFSDSMITLRVIAILALITLVNGCAKAPRSMKRNKGGASAGGEASGSVSGEGSSPSDMGGTTGTGSATGTGSSTGTGGSTGTGGTMGSESGSVGGSVPAGGILTEERGPRGNAYGYGIRGGMVSPIMVTSYIRGIRDVRGSGERKPGDREDRMDDMDNMN; this is encoded by the exons ATGTGTAGACTCCTTGTTGCGAATTACTTTCCAGAGCTCCTCACAAAACgtgtccaattcggaatcatccaAGAAGGTCATGACTGTCAGCGTCTACGGACACTGTTCTCTGATT CTATGATTACTCTAAGAGTGATTGCCATTCTAGCACTAATCACTCTGGTAAATGGATGTGCCAAAGCTCCAC GTAGCATGAAACGAAACAAAGGTGGAGCTAGCGCTGGTGGAGAAGCTAGTGGAAGTGTAAGTGGAGAAGGAAGTTCACCATCGGATATGGGTGGTACGACTGGTACCGGTAGCGCAACTGGCACAGGTAGCTCAACTGGCACAGGAGGCTCAACTGGCACTGGAGGAACCATGGGTTCTGAGTCTGGCTCGGTGGGAGGTAGTGTCCCTGCGGGCGGCATTCTCACGGAAGAGCGTGGTCCTCGAGGCAATGCATACGGTTATGGAATTAGAGGAG GAATGGTTTCACCAATTATGGTGACAAGTTATATCCGTGGGATCCGCGACGTCCGTGGATCAGGTGAGCGAAAACCAGGTGATAGGGAAGATCGAATGGATGACATGGATAATATGAACTAG